In one window of Niallia sp. Man26 DNA:
- a CDS encoding zinc metallopeptidase, with amino-acid sequence MFIIYFLIILIVPIWAQFRVRSAYKKYSNVTASSQMSGREVARRILDSNGLYDVSIEETRGVLSDHYDPRSKVVRLSSDNYHGHSVAAAAIAAHEVGHAIQDQQSYAFLRFRHALVPVANIGSNFSWILILIGMIAGMSNLLLLGIVFMAAAVLFQFVTLPVEFNASNRAMDEVVSLGIIRNDEERETKKVLNAAALTYVAAAAVAVLELIRLILIYTGMQRDED; translated from the coding sequence ATGTTTATCATATATTTTTTGATTATCCTAATTGTCCCTATATGGGCACAATTCAGAGTAAGAAGCGCTTATAAAAAGTATTCTAATGTAACAGCGTCATCCCAAATGTCCGGGAGAGAGGTAGCCAGAAGAATTCTTGATTCCAACGGCTTGTATGACGTTTCTATTGAGGAAACAAGGGGAGTATTATCTGACCATTATGATCCGCGCTCTAAGGTTGTCCGCTTATCTTCTGACAACTATCATGGCCATTCAGTGGCAGCAGCGGCGATTGCAGCCCATGAGGTCGGCCATGCGATTCAAGACCAACAAAGCTACGCGTTTTTAAGATTCCGTCACGCTCTTGTCCCTGTAGCGAATATCGGCAGTAACTTTTCCTGGATCTTGATTCTAATCGGAATGATCGCAGGCATGAGCAATTTATTACTTCTTGGAATTGTATTCATGGCAGCAGCGGTATTATTTCAGTTTGTGACATTGCCTGTAGAGTTTAATGCCTCTAACAGAGCGATGGATGAGGTCGTTTCCCTTGGTATTATTCGCAATGACGAAGAAAGAGAAACGAAGAAAGTGCTAAACGCAGCAGCATTGACATATGTTGCAGCTGCAGCAGTTGCTGTTCTGGAGCTGATTCGTTTGATTTTAATCTATACTGGAATGCAGCGAGATGAAGACTGA
- a CDS encoding cation diffusion facilitator family transporter, producing the protein MGHNHSHGHAHNSNKKVLLISFIIITSYMIIEAVGGFLTNSLALLSDAGHMLSDSVSLVIALLAFQLGEKTASYSNTYGFRRFEIIAAMINGATLMLISLYIIYEAIIRFANPPEVATTGMLLISIIGLLVNLVVAWIMFRGGDTEHNLNMRGAFLHVISDMLGSVGAIIAAILMMVFGWGWADPLASVIVAVLILRSGYFVLKDALHVLMEGTPKSVNVEELIKDIEKTEGIQGIHDLHIWSITSEMHALSCHAVVDSQLTVAESEAILRNIEHELEHKGISHVTIQLETASHRHDNAILCQAKNKPLHVHHHH; encoded by the coding sequence ATGGGACATAACCATAGTCATGGACACGCTCACAATTCGAATAAAAAAGTGTTGTTAATATCTTTTATCATTATTACGAGTTACATGATTATTGAAGCAGTCGGCGGCTTTCTTACAAACAGTCTTGCCTTGTTATCAGATGCTGGACATATGTTAAGTGATTCAGTTTCATTAGTAATTGCGCTTCTTGCTTTTCAATTAGGAGAGAAAACAGCAAGCTACAGCAACACATATGGGTTTAGGCGGTTTGAAATAATTGCGGCCATGATAAATGGTGCTACCTTGATGCTTATTTCCCTTTATATTATATACGAGGCTATCATTCGTTTTGCTAATCCACCGGAAGTTGCAACAACTGGAATGCTCCTTATCAGCATTATTGGATTGCTGGTCAATCTGGTCGTAGCTTGGATCATGTTTCGCGGCGGAGATACCGAACATAACTTAAATATGAGAGGAGCTTTCCTGCATGTGATAAGTGACATGCTGGGCAGTGTCGGGGCGATAATAGCAGCCATTTTAATGATGGTGTTTGGATGGGGCTGGGCTGATCCCCTTGCAAGTGTCATCGTAGCAGTCTTGATTCTAAGAAGCGGTTACTTTGTGTTGAAGGATGCCCTTCATGTATTAATGGAGGGGACACCAAAGTCGGTAAATGTTGAGGAACTTATTAAAGATATAGAAAAAACAGAAGGTATTCAAGGCATTCATGACTTGCATATATGGTCGATTACCAGTGAAATGCATGCGTTGTCCTGTCATGCTGTTGTAGACAGTCAGCTTACGGTAGCGGAAAGTGAAGCGATTTTACGCAATATTGAACATGAACTGGAACATAAGGGGATTTCTCATGTGACAATCCAATTAGAAACTGCGTCTCACCGTCATGATAATGCTATCCTTTGTCAGGCTAAAAATAAGCCGCTTCATGTTCATCACCATCATTGA
- a CDS encoding MerR family transcriptional regulator has protein sequence MLRIGKVAELSGLSTRTIDYYSQIGLLEVQRSSSNYRLYPENVLETLERIKLLKQQRMSMEEIKEALKSDVSGDIEPIICDVQDEINCLQRKLSLLEEKLKNVPPEERMKVYKRIEPKMTAIMTLLTLL, from the coding sequence TTGCTGCGTATCGGAAAAGTGGCTGAATTAAGTGGATTGTCAACACGGACAATAGATTATTATTCTCAAATTGGTTTACTGGAGGTACAACGGTCTTCTTCTAATTACCGCTTATATCCAGAGAACGTCCTTGAAACATTGGAAAGAATTAAGCTATTGAAGCAGCAAAGGATGTCGATGGAGGAAATAAAGGAAGCCTTGAAGTCAGATGTTTCTGGAGACATCGAACCGATTATTTGCGATGTTCAAGATGAAATAAACTGCTTGCAAAGGAAACTTTCCCTTTTGGAAGAAAAACTAAAAAATGTGCCTCCAGAAGAAAGAATGAAGGTTTATAAAAGAATTGAACCAAAAATGACAGCAATTATGACGCTGTTAACATTGTTATAA
- the tyrS gene encoding tyrosine--tRNA ligase, with protein MKKLIEQLTEGQRNEVKRQMAIYSQGVQEIIPTEELESKIARSIMENRPLKIKLGLDPSAPDVHLGHTVVLNKMRQFQENGHTIQLIIGDFTGKIGDPTGKSIARKQLTDEEVKHNAKTYFEQFAKVIDMDKVELHYNSAWLSKLDFEDVIQLAGKITVARLLERDDFEERMAFNKPISLHEFFYPLMQGYDSVMLECDIELGGTDQHFNILMGRHFQEKFGKEKQVALLMPLLEGLDGVEKMSKSKKNYIGIDESPTEMYGKAMSIPDGLMSKYFELITDFKPEEMKEIKGQLESGSLHPRDAKMLLAKTIVRMYHGANTAEKAEQHFISVFQQGAMPEDIPTITWDGESKVPLIDLLVKLQLLSSKSEARRMIENRGVKLNNIKAEDTKLEVTVSAGLIVQVGKRKFVKIITGE; from the coding sequence ATGAAAAAGTTGATAGAGCAACTGACAGAAGGACAACGAAATGAAGTGAAGCGGCAAATGGCAATATACAGCCAAGGGGTGCAAGAGATAATCCCAACAGAAGAGCTGGAAAGTAAGATAGCAAGGTCAATCATGGAAAATAGACCGCTGAAAATAAAATTAGGATTGGACCCATCTGCTCCTGATGTACATTTAGGACATACAGTCGTCCTTAATAAAATGAGACAATTTCAGGAAAATGGTCATACCATCCAGCTAATTATTGGTGACTTTACTGGTAAGATCGGTGATCCTACAGGGAAGTCGATTGCTAGAAAACAACTGACTGATGAAGAGGTCAAGCATAATGCCAAAACATACTTTGAGCAATTTGCTAAGGTTATTGATATGGATAAGGTTGAATTGCATTACAACTCAGCATGGCTTTCTAAGCTGGACTTTGAAGATGTAATACAATTAGCAGGAAAAATTACGGTGGCAAGATTGCTGGAAAGAGATGATTTCGAAGAAAGAATGGCATTTAATAAACCTATCTCCTTGCATGAGTTCTTCTACCCGTTAATGCAAGGCTATGATTCTGTTATGTTGGAATGTGATATTGAGCTGGGCGGAACAGATCAGCATTTCAATATTTTAATGGGAAGGCATTTTCAAGAGAAGTTTGGGAAGGAAAAGCAAGTGGCGTTACTGATGCCATTATTAGAGGGGCTCGATGGTGTTGAAAAGATGTCCAAATCAAAGAAAAACTACATTGGCATTGACGAAAGCCCGACGGAAATGTACGGTAAAGCGATGTCCATCCCAGATGGATTAATGAGTAAATACTTTGAATTGATAACAGATTTCAAACCCGAAGAAATGAAAGAAATAAAAGGTCAGTTAGAGTCAGGCAGCCTTCACCCGAGAGATGCGAAAATGCTCCTAGCTAAAACAATTGTCAGGATGTACCATGGTGCTAACACAGCTGAAAAAGCAGAGCAGCACTTCATATCCGTCTTCCAGCAGGGCGCTATGCCGGAAGATATCCCAACTATTACATGGGATGGAGAATCTAAAGTTCCACTGATTGACCTGCTCGTGAAACTTCAATTATTAAGCTCTAAAAGCGAAGCACGAAGAATGATTGAAAATAGAGGAGTCAAGCTGAACAATATTAAGGCAGAAGATACAAAACTTGAAGTAACCGTCAGCGCTGGTTTAATCGTTCAAGTCGGCAAACGTAAATTTGTGAAAATAATTACTGGTGAGTAA
- a CDS encoding NAD-dependent malic enzyme, whose product MSIPSGASMNIIIRIQLETSIISLGEIVNVIGDADGDIIGLDVISSSKTNTVRDITVRVHNNDHGQKVVSKISELAGVHIVNVSDSTFLLHLGGKIEMKTKVRIKNRDDLSRVYTPGVAAVSEAIHADPSKVYSLTMKSNTVAIVTDGTAVLGLGDIGPEAAMPVMEGKAMLFKQLANVDAFPICLDTKDTEEIIQIVKALSPTFGGINLEDIASPRCFEIEQRLKKELNIPVFHDDQHGTAVAIYAGLLNALKIVQKNVKDIKVVINGIGAAGIACTKILLAAGVQNIIGVDRNGAIYRGEGYTNSHWQAYAEMTNPDNLQGSLSDVIGGADVFIGVSAPRALKAEDVQKMANDAIVFAMANPIPEIDPDIAAPYVRVMATGRSDYPNQINNVLCFPGIFRGALDCRASEINEAMKLAAAEAIASTVSDEELNESYIIPSVFNNTVVDKIRDAVVKAAVDTGVARKIPKISK is encoded by the coding sequence ATGTCTATACCGAGCGGGGCAAGCATGAACATTATTATTCGGATACAGTTAGAGACTAGCATCATTTCTTTAGGAGAAATTGTTAATGTAATCGGAGATGCTGATGGAGATATTATCGGTCTTGACGTCATCTCTTCCAGTAAAACAAATACAGTTCGCGATATTACAGTGCGAGTACATAATAATGATCACGGGCAAAAGGTAGTCAGTAAGATTTCCGAATTGGCTGGAGTTCATATTGTCAACGTCTCTGACAGCACCTTCCTTTTGCATTTAGGTGGCAAAATTGAAATGAAAACGAAAGTGCGGATTAAAAACCGTGATGATTTGTCAAGGGTTTATACACCTGGTGTAGCTGCCGTCAGTGAAGCAATACATGCTGACCCCAGCAAGGTTTATTCTCTCACCATGAAAAGCAATACGGTCGCTATCGTGACAGACGGTACAGCTGTCCTTGGTCTCGGTGATATAGGACCAGAAGCGGCAATGCCGGTAATGGAAGGTAAAGCAATGTTATTCAAGCAGCTGGCAAATGTCGATGCATTTCCGATTTGCTTGGATACGAAAGACACAGAAGAAATTATCCAGATTGTCAAAGCTCTTTCCCCAACATTTGGAGGGATAAATCTTGAAGACATCGCTTCTCCTCGCTGCTTTGAAATAGAGCAACGCTTAAAGAAAGAGCTTAATATTCCTGTCTTCCACGATGATCAGCATGGCACAGCTGTAGCTATCTATGCAGGTTTACTTAATGCCTTGAAAATTGTGCAAAAAAATGTAAAGGATATTAAAGTTGTCATCAATGGCATCGGTGCAGCAGGAATAGCTTGTACAAAAATTCTTCTAGCTGCAGGTGTGCAAAATATCATTGGTGTTGATCGCAATGGTGCGATTTACCGCGGTGAAGGCTATACAAACTCCCATTGGCAAGCATATGCGGAAATGACTAATCCTGACAACCTTCAAGGCAGCCTGTCAGATGTTATCGGAGGTGCAGATGTTTTTATCGGAGTTTCTGCACCTAGGGCTTTAAAAGCCGAAGATGTCCAAAAAATGGCCAATGATGCCATCGTTTTCGCAATGGCCAACCCAATCCCTGAAATTGATCCTGATATAGCAGCTCCTTATGTAAGAGTGATGGCGACAGGCCGCTCGGATTATCCAAACCAAATTAATAATGTATTATGCTTCCCTGGTATTTTCCGCGGAGCATTGGATTGCCGGGCAAGTGAAATAAATGAAGCGATGAAATTAGCAGCTGCTGAAGCAATTGCTTCAACGGTTTCAGATGAAGAATTAAATGAATCTTACATTATTCCTTCTGTTTTTAATAATACTGTTGTCGATAAAATACGTGACGCTGTCGTTAAGGCTGCTGTCGATACAGGCGTTGCAAGAAAAATCCCTAAGATTAGTAAATAG
- a CDS encoding hemolysin family protein: MDGLIALNLFLVAVFIGLTAFFVGAEFAILKVRMSRIDQLITEGNKKAHIAKKVAQNLDFYLSACQLGITITALVLGALGEPTVEKMLHPLFERFNVPEALATVLSYAIALSIVTFLHVVLGELAPKTLAIQYAEKMTLMLAPPLYWFGKVTKPIISALNGSSRILLRMFGVKPAGHETVHSEEELKLIVTQSYESGEINRTELEYLENIFAFDERILKDIMIPKERIISVEKGMPFDQIITVLDQYEYTRYPVTDKGEYIGFINTKEMLTSVVAGRKLTMDSVVHSLPSFKETAPIKDALLKMQQSSTHLAIVKDKNGKTAGIVSMEDILEEIVGEIGDDLIEAAVPAK; this comes from the coding sequence TTGGACGGATTAATAGCTTTGAATTTGTTTCTTGTGGCCGTATTTATCGGATTGACTGCATTTTTTGTTGGTGCGGAGTTTGCGATATTAAAGGTAAGGATGTCACGAATCGATCAATTGATTACAGAGGGTAATAAAAAGGCTCATATCGCGAAAAAAGTTGCACAGAATCTTGACTTTTACTTGTCAGCCTGTCAGCTGGGTATTACGATTACTGCCCTAGTACTTGGTGCATTAGGAGAGCCTACAGTGGAGAAGATGCTTCATCCTTTATTTGAAAGGTTTAATGTTCCAGAAGCATTAGCCACTGTCCTGTCTTATGCTATTGCCCTGTCAATTGTTACATTTCTCCATGTAGTATTAGGAGAGCTTGCACCTAAAACATTGGCAATTCAATATGCTGAAAAAATGACACTTATGCTTGCACCGCCTCTTTACTGGTTTGGTAAAGTGACAAAGCCAATTATCTCCGCATTGAACGGATCTTCCCGCATTCTCCTGCGTATGTTTGGGGTTAAACCAGCTGGGCATGAGACGGTCCATTCAGAGGAAGAATTGAAGCTCATTGTTACACAAAGCTATGAGAGCGGAGAAATTAATAGAACAGAGCTTGAATACCTGGAAAATATCTTTGCCTTTGATGAGCGGATTTTGAAGGATATTATGATACCGAAAGAGAGAATTATTTCAGTTGAAAAAGGCATGCCTTTTGATCAAATAATAACTGTTTTAGATCAGTATGAATATACGAGATATCCGGTTACAGATAAAGGGGAATATATCGGATTTATTAACACAAAAGAAATGCTTACAAGTGTTGTGGCAGGCAGGAAACTGACAATGGATTCTGTTGTCCATTCACTGCCTAGCTTTAAAGAGACAGCACCAATTAAAGATGCATTATTAAAAATGCAGCAAAGCAGTACACATTTAGCGATTGTAAAAGATAAGAACGGCAAAACTGCAGGTATTGTTTCGATGGAAGACATATTAGAAGAAATCGTCGGAGAAATCGGCGATGACTTAATCGAAGCAGCCGTTCCAGCTAAATAA
- a CDS encoding hemolysin family protein, whose product MDIITLTNLFILAILIVLTAFFVGSEFAVVKIRLSRIDQLIAEGNKKAVMAKKVASNLDYYLSACQLGITVTALGLGALGKPAVERILYPIFDLLNVPGSVSSIASYAIAFILVTFLHVVVGEMAPKTLAIEFPEKLTLMLSGPLYWFGKVMYPFIWALNGASGRILRVFGVKPAGHEHAYSEEELKIVMAQSYQGGELNETELEYMENVFSFDERVAKDIMVPRTSLITLDQNMDREEIIKVLDEFNYTRYPITLDGDKDNIVGMVNIKKMLANMATGRNRQLNEFIRELPVVLEVTRIQDILYKMQKERIHMVLVIDEYGGTSGILTMEDILEELVGEIRDEFDADEVEDIQSIGKHRYLVNGRVLLEDLEDQFGIRFEEKETIDTIGGWMQYQLVDNVQLDDQVEYGKYVWTVTEMDNYQIKQVTLAKTESTDDVEMVLN is encoded by the coding sequence TTGGACATAATTACTCTTACAAATCTGTTCATACTTGCAATATTGATCGTGCTTACGGCATTCTTTGTCGGCTCAGAGTTCGCGGTCGTTAAAATCCGTCTGTCACGAATTGATCAACTGATTGCAGAGGGGAACAAAAAAGCAGTAATGGCTAAAAAAGTGGCGAGCAATCTCGATTATTATCTTTCCGCCTGCCAGCTTGGTATTACCGTTACGGCACTAGGTCTTGGTGCCCTTGGAAAGCCGGCTGTAGAGCGAATTCTTTATCCTATTTTTGATTTGTTGAATGTGCCAGGGTCGGTATCCTCGATTGCTTCTTATGCAATCGCATTTATTCTTGTAACCTTCCTCCATGTCGTTGTTGGTGAAATGGCACCGAAAACATTAGCTATTGAATTTCCAGAAAAGCTGACATTAATGCTGTCAGGTCCATTGTATTGGTTTGGTAAAGTAATGTACCCGTTTATTTGGGCACTAAATGGAGCATCTGGCAGAATACTGCGCGTATTCGGAGTAAAACCAGCCGGACACGAGCATGCCTACTCAGAGGAAGAGCTGAAGATTGTTATGGCGCAAAGCTATCAGGGCGGTGAATTGAACGAGACAGAGCTTGAATATATGGAGAATGTCTTCTCGTTTGATGAACGTGTTGCTAAAGATATCATGGTGCCGAGAACATCCTTAATTACATTGGACCAAAATATGGACCGGGAAGAAATCATAAAAGTTCTTGATGAATTTAACTATACTCGTTATCCAATAACATTAGACGGAGACAAAGACAATATAGTCGGTATGGTAAACATAAAAAAAATGTTAGCCAATATGGCTACAGGAAGAAACCGTCAGCTAAATGAATTTATCCGTGAACTGCCAGTTGTGCTGGAAGTTACTCGCATACAGGACATTTTGTATAAAATGCAAAAGGAAAGAATTCATATGGTATTGGTTATTGATGAGTATGGAGGAACATCTGGAATACTGACAATGGAAGATATCCTTGAGGAATTAGTCGGCGAAATAAGAGATGAATTTGATGCTGATGAAGTGGAAGATATTCAAAGCATTGGAAAACACCGTTATTTAGTCAACGGCCGTGTGTTGCTGGAAGATTTGGAAGATCAATTCGGCATCCGCTTTGAAGAAAAAGAAACAATTGACACAATCGGTGGCTGGATGCAATACCAATTAGTTGATAATGTTCAATTAGACGACCAAGTTGAATATGGAAAGTATGTATGGACTGTCACTGAGATGGACAATTATCAAATAAAACAGGTTACACTTGCTAAAACGGAATCAACTGATGATGTCGAAATGGTCCTCAACTGA
- a CDS encoding helix-turn-helix transcriptional regulator — translation MIFSERLKKEREKKGWSQHDLAERIHVSRQSVSKWETGKNYPSIEMIIHLSDLFGVTIDELLRSDKELKDKVIKDSKQLAHPKWKVFFESIFSIGVLLLVAKLIILLLNHFGGKAISLEGIPTGIVSFLPLVLMLVGGIGADQLKNKYVE, via the coding sequence ATGATTTTTAGTGAGCGACTAAAAAAGGAAAGGGAGAAAAAGGGATGGTCTCAACATGATTTAGCAGAAAGAATTCATGTAAGTCGTCAGTCTGTTTCAAAGTGGGAAACAGGCAAGAATTATCCCAGTATTGAAATGATCATTCATCTTAGTGATTTATTTGGCGTTACAATTGATGAATTGTTAAGGAGCGATAAAGAATTGAAGGATAAAGTTATTAAAGACAGCAAGCAGCTTGCCCACCCGAAATGGAAGGTTTTTTTTGAAAGTATATTTTCCATTGGTGTCCTGTTGTTGGTTGCAAAATTAATTATCTTACTGTTAAATCATTTCGGAGGGAAAGCTATAAGTTTAGAAGGAATACCAACAGGAATCGTATCGTTTTTACCATTAGTTTTGATGCTTGTCGGCGGAATTGGGGCAGATCAGCTGAAGAATAAATATGTAGAGTAA
- a CDS encoding MarR family transcriptional regulator: MLPEEVDTINRITKIPIESLNLDAIAVVTNIYRVAQGLKNKMEQQVLSEYGLSWTAFSMLYDLWVWESIETKKLAESNGVSKATISNITKTLEKKEYCYRKNDIRDRRITYVAITDKGKQVMEELYPRFHVGEVDIVAHMSIEEQKNMSSLLRNVIRKNNF, encoded by the coding sequence TTGCTACCTGAAGAAGTGGACACCATCAATCGAATCACTAAAATTCCGATTGAGTCTTTAAATCTTGATGCAATTGCTGTTGTTACTAATATTTACCGAGTTGCACAAGGATTAAAAAATAAGATGGAGCAGCAAGTTCTGTCTGAATATGGTCTTTCTTGGACAGCGTTTTCCATGCTTTATGATTTATGGGTATGGGAGTCCATTGAGACAAAGAAACTAGCTGAATCAAACGGCGTTTCGAAAGCCACAATCAGCAATATTACAAAAACATTGGAAAAAAAAGAGTATTGTTATAGGAAAAATGACATCAGAGATAGAAGAATTACTTATGTGGCAATCACAGACAAGGGAAAGCAAGTAATGGAGGAGCTTTATCCACGCTTTCATGTTGGTGAAGTAGACATTGTTGCACATATGTCAATAGAAGAGCAAAAAAACATGTCAAGTTTACTTCGTAACGTAATCCGTAAAAATAATTTTTAA
- a CDS encoding right-handed parallel beta-helix repeat-containing protein produces the protein MKKLLVILAIIGIAVCLFVYLQRDDAEEQEIKIAATKQSFFIAEDGDDANDGSIEEPFQTLEKASEAAIPGTTVYIRGGTYYESLQVNHSGTKTEPIVFQAYDGEEVIISGEKMDDAEEDTALASINDKSYITIKGLTFTNLSTELADETVIGIYVTGNSSHISIENNTVRNIETFHDEGNGHGIAVYATEAMKDITIKDNLVENLKLGASEALVLNGNIDGFQISHNTVRDNDNIGIDMIGYEGTSEENDYVRNGAVESNIVYNNSSYGNPAYGEDYSAGGIYIDGGRNITVDHNIVHHNDLGIEATSEHHKKYAVHIDITSNTVYENNYTGISIGGYDTERGGTKNSTIAKNILYKNDTKGLDGGQLMLQHDTSSNKIEKNVFSSSENGLFIINYFTANSSNTLSSNVYHLEEDKETIWVWKDEEYTSLASFETAADSDSNSSILDLGFADPENGDFTLTSDSPVKNIIE, from the coding sequence ATGAAAAAGTTATTAGTAATACTTGCAATTATCGGCATTGCTGTATGTCTTTTTGTTTACCTTCAAAGAGATGATGCAGAAGAACAAGAGATCAAGATAGCAGCAACTAAACAGTCATTTTTTATAGCAGAAGATGGGGATGACGCGAATGACGGTAGCATAGAAGAACCTTTTCAAACATTGGAAAAGGCAAGTGAAGCAGCAATTCCCGGCACAACTGTATATATCCGCGGAGGGACTTATTACGAGTCTTTACAGGTGAACCACAGCGGAACAAAAACAGAGCCGATTGTTTTTCAGGCCTATGACGGCGAAGAAGTTATTATAAGCGGAGAAAAAATGGATGATGCAGAGGAGGACACAGCCCTCGCTTCCATTAATGATAAAAGCTATATTACAATAAAAGGCCTGACGTTTACTAATCTCTCCACAGAGCTGGCAGATGAAACGGTTATAGGTATATACGTTACTGGCAACAGCAGTCATATTTCGATTGAGAATAACACTGTCCGAAATATTGAGACATTCCATGATGAGGGCAATGGCCATGGAATTGCTGTTTATGCAACAGAGGCAATGAAGGACATAACAATAAAAGATAATCTCGTGGAAAATTTGAAGCTTGGTGCAAGTGAAGCACTAGTTCTTAATGGAAATATTGATGGATTTCAAATATCTCATAACACTGTAAGAGATAATGACAACATCGGTATTGATATGATTGGTTATGAAGGCACTAGCGAGGAAAATGATTACGTTAGAAACGGAGCTGTTGAAAGCAATATTGTTTATAATAATAGTTCCTACGGCAACCCTGCATATGGGGAAGATTACAGTGCTGGCGGAATTTATATTGATGGCGGCCGTAACATTACTGTTGATCATAACATTGTGCATCATAATGACCTTGGAATCGAAGCAACCTCTGAGCATCATAAAAAATATGCCGTCCATATTGATATTACAAGTAATACTGTATATGAAAATAATTATACAGGCATCTCTATCGGCGGTTATGATACAGAAAGAGGAGGTACAAAAAACTCTACGATAGCCAAAAATATTTTGTATAAAAATGATACAAAAGGTTTGGATGGCGGTCAGCTGATGCTGCAGCATGATACGAGCAGTAATAAAATCGAGAAGAATGTTTTCTCTTCAAGTGAAAATGGACTATTTATCATTAATTATTTTACCGCGAACAGCAGCAATACCCTTTCAAGCAATGTATATCATCTAGAAGAGGATAAGGAGACAATCTGGGTTTGGAAGGATGAGGAATATACTAGCCTCGCTTCCTTCGAAACAGCAGCAGATAGTGACAGTAATTCAAGCATACTTGATCTTGGTTTTGCGGATCCAGAAAATGGTGATTTTACATTAACGTCTGACTCGCCAGTTAAGAATATAATAGAATAG
- a CDS encoding SDR family NAD(P)-dependent oxidoreductase, which translates to MNFSEKVVLITGAAGGIGIAAAKKFAAEGAKLALVDLKKESLANVAAEISSEDILLLEGNVAIEEDVKNFVEATKDHFGRIDVFINNAGINGKFANLVDQTSENFDAVINVNLKGVFYGLKYVLKVMNEQKSGAIVNTASNGGLLGAPGMGLYVASKHGVIGLTKTAALEGAPYNVRVNAVAPSGVDTQMMRSIETNAMPGNEGNAKEQFEASVPMNRYATAEEIANLMAFLASEEASFISGTYYRIDGGQGATSA; encoded by the coding sequence ATGAATTTTTCTGAAAAAGTAGTTTTAATAACAGGGGCTGCTGGCGGAATCGGTATTGCTGCAGCTAAGAAGTTTGCCGCTGAAGGAGCAAAACTTGCATTAGTTGACCTAAAAAAAGAAAGCCTTGCAAATGTAGCTGCAGAGATTAGTAGCGAAGATATCCTGCTTTTAGAAGGTAATGTTGCGATTGAAGAAGATGTGAAAAACTTTGTTGAAGCGACGAAGGATCATTTCGGACGAATTGATGTTTTCATTAATAATGCTGGTATCAATGGCAAGTTTGCTAACTTGGTGGATCAAACATCAGAGAACTTCGATGCTGTTATTAATGTTAATTTAAAAGGTGTATTTTATGGCCTTAAATATGTGCTAAAAGTGATGAATGAACAAAAAAGCGGAGCTATCGTAAATACAGCTTCAAACGGCGGGCTTCTTGGAGCTCCAGGTATGGGTCTGTACGTTGCGTCTAAACACGGGGTAATTGGCTTAACAAAAACAGCAGCGCTTGAGGGTGCTCCATATAATGTGCGCGTAAATGCAGTAGCTCCTTCTGGAGTTGATACCCAAATGATGCGCTCTATTGAAACTAATGCAATGCCTGGCAATGAGGGGAATGCTAAAGAGCAATTTGAAGCTTCTGTTCCAATGAACCGCTATGCAACAGCAGAAGAAATTGCTAACTTAATGGCATTCCTGGCTTCTGAAGAAGCATCCTTTATTTCCGGTACTTATTACCGAATAGATGGTGGACAAGGTGCTACTTCAGCTTAA